The following are encoded in a window of Anopheles gambiae chromosome X, idAnoGambNW_F1_1, whole genome shotgun sequence genomic DNA:
- the LOC1272064 gene encoding 26S proteasome non-ATPase regulatory subunit 9 isoform X1: MITKLSREAVLSLMERKQELEAQIEQQGLILSANRIGMNEPLVDGEGYPLSNVDVLSVRKARHTIICLQNDRKKIMQQIEKGIAQVFEAEQSAPANGQQQQHHHQNLPNEPMEVDGDRTASSAPEPFAVVESVVPGQLADRMVIFGLIGIAVGDQIVQVGTVTARNFKTMNQVQSVIANMQGRKLHLVVRKATSGQVATIELDLTSGSRLGIFMKPR; the protein is encoded by the exons ATGATCACCAAATTGTCCCGCGAGGCGGTGCTCTCGCTCATGGAGCGCAAACAAGAGCTGGAGGCACAGATTGAACAGCAAGGACTGATCCTGAGTGCG AACCGGATCGGGATGAACGAGCCACTGGTGGACGGCGAGGGCTACCCGCTCAGCAACGTAGACGTGTTATCGGTGCGCAAAGCGCGCCACACAATCATTTGCCTGCAGAATGATAGGAAAAAAATTATGCAGCAGATCGAAAAGGGCATTGCTCAGGTGTTTGAAGCGGAACAAAGCGCGCCGGCaaacgggcagcagcagcagcaccaccaccagaacCTGCCGAATGAACCGATGGAGGTGGACGGTGACAGAACGGCCAGCAGCGCGCCGGAACCATTCGCGGTGGTGGAATCGGTCGTACCCGGACAGCTTGCAGATCGTATGGTAATCTTTGGATTAATT GGCATTGCCGTCGGGGATCAGATTGTGCAGGTTGGAACGGTCACTGCCCGTAACTTCAAGACGATGAACCAGGTACAGTCCGTGATTGCTAATATGCAGGGCAGAAAGCTTCACCTGGTGGTACGCAAAGCGACATCCGGCCAGGTGGCGACCATCGAGCTGGACCTGACTAGCGGCAGCCGGTTGGGAATTTTCATGAAACCACGCTAG
- the LOC1272064 gene encoding 26S proteasome non-ATPase regulatory subunit 9 isoform X2: MITKLSREAVLSLMERKQELEAQIEQQGLILSANRIGMNEPLVDGEGYPLSNVDVLSVRKARHTIICLQNDRKKIMQQIEKGIAQVFEAEQSAPANGQQQQHHHQNLPNEPMEVDGDRTASSAPEPFAVVESVVPGQLADRMGIAVGDQIVQVGTVTARNFKTMNQVQSVIANMQGRKLHLVVRKATSGQVATIELDLTSGSRLGIFMKPR; this comes from the exons ATGATCACCAAATTGTCCCGCGAGGCGGTGCTCTCGCTCATGGAGCGCAAACAAGAGCTGGAGGCACAGATTGAACAGCAAGGACTGATCCTGAGTGCG AACCGGATCGGGATGAACGAGCCACTGGTGGACGGCGAGGGCTACCCGCTCAGCAACGTAGACGTGTTATCGGTGCGCAAAGCGCGCCACACAATCATTTGCCTGCAGAATGATAGGAAAAAAATTATGCAGCAGATCGAAAAGGGCATTGCTCAGGTGTTTGAAGCGGAACAAAGCGCGCCGGCaaacgggcagcagcagcagcaccaccaccagaacCTGCCGAATGAACCGATGGAGGTGGACGGTGACAGAACGGCCAGCAGCGCGCCGGAACCATTCGCGGTGGTGGAATCGGTCGTACCCGGACAGCTTGCAGATCGTATG GGCATTGCCGTCGGGGATCAGATTGTGCAGGTTGGAACGGTCACTGCCCGTAACTTCAAGACGATGAACCAGGTACAGTCCGTGATTGCTAATATGCAGGGCAGAAAGCTTCACCTGGTGGTACGCAAAGCGACATCCGGCCAGGTGGCGACCATCGAGCTGGACCTGACTAGCGGCAGCCGGTTGGGAATTTTCATGAAACCACGCTAG